The Epilithonimonas zeae genome contains a region encoding:
- a CDS encoding helix-turn-helix domain-containing protein: MIAIIKKIPVNLLTERIVVFLCLFIIAFYTPQTPNDVGILREEILDKMQYDSQQLEPLLKYYSKISPADAQILRIKSLLIKGNYEEALNSLSALKKIATNDKKSEIFFQYQYLYAELCQALGLTSELKNISNDVQNFKFSKQIIFADLAIDKTSFEVFAPSERIAILKSAIENYKKAGNNKALIQSSIWLSELLNKNSAESMPARNYARGLTNINKSGIYYEILVFNSLAKIELEKSNPKAAFDFLKNFQSSASGISNIGLKADYYKNLAKASAGINEFNMLGSANDKYFNIIQNIESKKSVAKAMLVNHINKMNEEKLAAQQKMFRYIYLAIIVIFIIAIILIYWSVKYKSRLAKKVPASTEVKNFVIPDKTEKRILNKLEEFEKNQKYIRKTVSLKTLAQQFDTNPKYLSEVVNKHKNSNFNTYINNLRIDYIVDKIKENPEYRKYKVSYLADECGFSSHSLFTTIFKNRMNLSPTEFLQKING; the protein is encoded by the coding sequence ATGATAGCAATAATAAAGAAAATACCAGTAAATCTGTTGACAGAGCGCATTGTTGTTTTTCTGTGCTTATTTATTATTGCATTCTATACCCCGCAGACGCCGAACGATGTCGGAATCCTGAGAGAAGAGATCCTGGACAAGATGCAGTACGACAGTCAACAGCTGGAACCGCTGCTGAAGTATTATTCCAAAATTTCACCGGCCGACGCGCAGATTCTCCGCATTAAGTCATTATTAATCAAAGGCAATTACGAGGAAGCATTGAACAGTTTATCAGCATTAAAAAAAATTGCAACGAATGATAAAAAGTCTGAGATTTTCTTTCAATATCAATACTTGTACGCAGAACTTTGCCAGGCTTTAGGTCTAACCAGTGAGTTGAAAAACATAAGCAATGATGTTCAGAATTTTAAATTTTCAAAACAAATAATTTTTGCAGATCTGGCGATTGATAAAACCAGTTTTGAAGTATTTGCACCGTCCGAAAGAATTGCCATTCTGAAATCTGCCATTGAGAATTACAAAAAAGCAGGTAATAACAAGGCTTTGATTCAGAGTAGTATATGGCTTTCGGAATTATTGAACAAGAATAGTGCTGAATCGATGCCTGCAAGAAATTATGCCCGTGGACTAACAAACATCAATAAATCTGGTATTTATTACGAGATTCTGGTTTTCAACTCTTTAGCTAAAATTGAATTGGAAAAGAGTAACCCAAAGGCTGCATTTGATTTTCTCAAAAATTTCCAGAGTTCGGCTTCCGGTATTTCTAATATTGGACTGAAAGCAGATTATTACAAAAATCTGGCAAAAGCCTCTGCAGGAATCAATGAATTCAATATGCTTGGTTCGGCGAATGATAAATATTTCAACATTATTCAAAACATCGAATCAAAAAAATCGGTTGCCAAAGCAATGTTGGTGAACCATATCAACAAGATGAATGAGGAAAAACTGGCAGCTCAGCAAAAGATGTTCCGGTATATCTATCTCGCAATTATTGTGATTTTCATCATCGCAATAATATTGATTTATTGGTCTGTAAAGTATAAGTCCAGGCTCGCAAAAAAAGTGCCTGCTAGTACAGAGGTCAAAAATTTCGTCATTCCGGATAAAACGGAAAAAAGGATTCTAAACAAGCTGGAAGAGTTTGAAAAAAATCAGAAATACATCCGGAAAACGGTGTCGCTCAAAACTCTGGCGCAACAGTTCGATACCAATCCGAAGTATTTGTCCGAGGTGGTTAACAAACATAAAAACTCTAATTTTAATACCTATATCAACAATCTCAGAATCGATTATATTGTTGATAAGATCAAAGAAAATCCAGAATACAGGAAATATAAGGTAAGTTATCTTGCAGACGAGTGCGGATTCTCGTCACACAGCCTTTTTACAACGATTTTCAAAAACAGGATGAACCTTTCGCCAACAGAATTTCTCCAAAAAATAAATGGATGA